In one SAR202 cluster bacterium genomic region, the following are encoded:
- a CDS encoding D-aminoacylase → MGFDTIIRNGTIIDGSKQPRFKADVGITGGRIEAIGDLGKAEAKRVIDAKGMIVVPGFIDMHSHSDRTIIDDPGGESKVHQGVTTDVVGNCSYSPFPVPPGGPLGGYKFQTTNVEWGWSDLAGWAKMIEEKGVSMNIAPQAGHAAVRAAAGLLDNRPPTPDEMANMRRLTAEAVEQGAFAFTTGLTLPPGSYATTDEIVSIVEAIKPYDGAFYATHARLWANNHVGAVKEAVEVGRRTGVPVQYSHMAIIDSRVYGQGETMTDPIERAHDRGMDVTYDMYPYTAAGSHLAQLIPDWVQEGGVVKMLERLRTPAIRKKAIEDTRKGWFKGLPWEFDSIVIASVSSEKFHSIVGKSVAQIAKERKADPHETYLTLIDENDNNVGAVFHNRVEGDVRYFMGHPLAMIGSDGSAISPSGKYSKDKPHPRFYGTYPRILGRYIRQKPSVMTLEEAIYKMTAFPAKRMRFKDRGVIKIGYIADITIFNPDTVIDNATFDNPHQLPTGVPHVLVGGEPVVSNGKHTGARPGKVLRRGSS, encoded by the coding sequence TTGGGATTCGATACGATCATCCGGAATGGGACGATTATCGACGGCTCCAAGCAGCCGCGGTTCAAGGCGGACGTGGGCATAACAGGCGGCAGGATCGAAGCGATCGGCGACCTTGGCAAGGCGGAGGCGAAGCGCGTCATTGACGCGAAAGGGATGATTGTCGTCCCGGGCTTCATCGACATGCATTCGCACTCGGACCGGACGATCATCGACGACCCCGGCGGTGAGAGCAAGGTCCATCAGGGAGTGACAACGGACGTCGTCGGCAACTGCTCTTACTCCCCGTTCCCCGTCCCTCCGGGCGGCCCTCTGGGCGGCTACAAGTTCCAGACGACGAACGTAGAGTGGGGCTGGTCTGACCTGGCAGGGTGGGCGAAGATGATCGAGGAGAAGGGCGTCTCCATGAACATCGCCCCTCAAGCGGGCCACGCTGCCGTCCGCGCAGCCGCAGGCCTTCTGGACAATCGCCCTCCCACGCCTGACGAGATGGCGAATATGCGCAGGCTCACCGCCGAGGCCGTTGAGCAGGGTGCCTTCGCATTCACAACGGGCCTCACGCTGCCTCCCGGCAGCTACGCCACAACGGATGAGATCGTGTCGATCGTAGAGGCGATCAAGCCGTACGATGGCGCCTTCTACGCCACGCACGCGCGCCTCTGGGCAAATAACCACGTCGGCGCCGTCAAGGAAGCGGTAGAGGTAGGCAGGCGCACGGGCGTGCCCGTCCAGTACTCGCACATGGCGATCATAGACAGCCGCGTCTACGGCCAGGGCGAGACGATGACCGACCCCATTGAGCGGGCGCACGACCGCGGCATGGACGTTACGTACGACATGTACCCCTACACCGCCGCCGGCTCGCACCTGGCGCAGCTAATACCGGACTGGGTGCAGGAAGGCGGCGTGGTGAAGATGCTGGAGCGCCTCCGCACGCCGGCGATCAGGAAGAAGGCCATAGAGGACACGAGGAAGGGCTGGTTCAAGGGCCTCCCGTGGGAGTTTGACTCGATTGTCATCGCGTCCGTCTCCTCCGAGAAGTTCCATAGCATTGTGGGCAAGAGCGTTGCCCAGATTGCCAAGGAGCGCAAGGCCGACCCTCACGAGACTTACCTGACGCTTATCGACGAGAACGACAACAATGTGGGCGCCGTGTTTCACAACCGCGTGGAGGGCGACGTGCGCTACTTCATGGGCCACCCGCTCGCGATGATCGGCTCAGACGGCAGCGCCATCTCCCCCAGCGGGAAGTACAGCAAGGACAAGCCGCACCCCAGGTTCTACGGCACATATCCGCGCATACTCGGACGCTATATTCGGCAGAAGCCGTCCGTGATGACGCTGGAAGAGGCCATCTACAAGATGACGGCCTTCCCTGCAAAGCGAATGCGCTTCAAGGACCGTGGCGTGATCAAAATCGGCTACATTGCAGATATCACTATCTTCAACCCGGACACGGTCATAGACAACGCAACGTTCGACAATCCGCACCAGCTGCCCACCGGCGTGCCTCATGTGCTGGTCGGCGGAGAGCCGGTTGTTTCCAACGGCAAGCACACGGGCGCCCGGCCGGGCAAGGTGCTCAGGAGAGGTTCTTCCTAA
- a CDS encoding DUF433 domain-containing protein, whose amino-acid sequence MERNPLLKRISVDPNICFGKPCIKGTRIWVSLLLDFLAAGMTILEILEEYPQLSEEDVRAAIAYGAEISRERYVDIPTEAAG is encoded by the coding sequence ATGGAACGAAACCCGCTGCTAAAAAGAATATCGGTCGACCCGAATATTTGCTTCGGGAAGCCCTGTATTAAGGGCACCAGGATATGGGTGTCACTTTTGTTGGACTTCCTTGCTGCGGGTATGACCATCCTGGAAATTCTTGAAGAGTATCCTCAACTCTCGGAGGAGGACGTCAGGGCCGCAATCGCATACGGCGCGGAGATTTCGCGTGAACGGTACGTCGATATCCCAACTGAGGCGGCAGGGTGA
- the thyX gene encoding FAD-dependent thymidylate synthase codes for MTLLTEPKVFLVSRTSIDWEQVAAFLEEETLPGIPDSIRAGQDESAAVIEVSARMCYMSFGKGRKDISDFVTNLLAKGDGSVFEHVNYGFVFTGVSRALTHELVRHRAGFAYSQRSQRYVDEDSSSFVVPPALLPDRPGTEDARAILERAMDAASASYKDLVAALDRSLPKDAFPHPTDRRKAIRQAARAVLPNATETKIFVTANVRAWRHFIEMRGAAYADWEIRRLALLVLDLLQKEAPLLFGDFTVEGLPDGTKVAIAKYHKV; via the coding sequence ATGACACTCCTGACCGAGCCCAAGGTGTTTCTGGTCTCCCGCACATCAATTGATTGGGAGCAGGTTGCGGCGTTCCTGGAAGAGGAGACCCTGCCCGGCATTCCGGACAGCATCAGGGCAGGGCAGGATGAGTCCGCAGCAGTGATCGAGGTCTCTGCGAGGATGTGCTACATGAGCTTCGGTAAGGGCCGCAAGGACATCTCCGACTTCGTGACGAACTTGCTCGCGAAGGGGGACGGCTCAGTATTCGAGCACGTGAACTACGGCTTCGTCTTCACCGGGGTGTCTCGCGCGCTCACGCATGAGCTGGTGCGTCACCGCGCAGGCTTTGCGTACAGTCAGCGCTCGCAGCGGTATGTGGACGAGGACAGCAGCTCTTTCGTCGTGCCGCCTGCGCTCCTGCCGGACCGCCCGGGCACGGAGGATGCGCGCGCAATACTGGAGCGCGCGATGGACGCCGCGTCCGCCAGCTACAAGGACCTTGTGGCCGCGCTGGACAGGAGCCTGCCGAAGGACGCTTTCCCGCATCCGACCGACCGCCGCAAGGCGATCAGGCAGGCGGCACGCGCCGTGCTGCCGAACGCCACTGAAACGAAGATTTTCGTTACTGCCAACGTGCGGGCGTGGCGCCACTTCATAGAGATGCGCGGCGCTGCCTACGCGGACTGGGAGATCCGCCGCCTAGCCCTGCTGGTGCTGGACCTGCTTCAGAAAGAAGCGCCGCTGCTGTTCGGGGACTTCACGGTAGAGGGCCTGCCGGACGGCACGAAAGTGGCAATCGCGAAGTACCACAAGGTATAG
- a CDS encoding peptidylprolyl isomerase: MGCKSSGPEATATPAAKVAKAGDTVVVHYTGKLVDGTVFDSSGDSDPITFTIGEGRVIPGFENGVIGMKAGDAKTLNIPVAEAYGEWSDRLVFEVDRSEIPQDMAPEVGMQLQGDMADGSVGIFTIVKVATSTVTLDANHELAGKDLIFDVRLVSIN; the protein is encoded by the coding sequence ATGGGCTGCAAATCTTCAGGGCCCGAGGCGACCGCGACGCCCGCTGCAAAAGTGGCCAAGGCAGGCGACACGGTGGTCGTGCACTACACCGGCAAGCTTGTCGACGGGACCGTCTTCGACTCTTCCGGGGACAGCGACCCCATAACGTTCACCATCGGCGAGGGTAGAGTAATCCCGGGGTTCGAAAACGGGGTAATCGGAATGAAGGCCGGGGATGCAAAGACGCTGAATATCCCTGTGGCGGAGGCGTACGGAGAGTGGTCCGACCGGCTCGTTTTTGAAGTCGACAGGAGCGAGATACCGCAGGACATGGCGCCGGAGGTCGGTATGCAGCTTCAGGGAGACATGGCGGATGGGAGTGTAGGGATCTTCACCATCGTGAAGGTGGCGACTTCCACTGTAACCCTGGATGCGAACCATGAGCTCGCGGGCAAGGACCTGATCTTCGACGTTCGCCTCGTAAGCATCAACTAG
- a CDS encoding SDR family oxidoreductase, translating into MDLGISGKVALVTGGSRGLGRQCALSLAGEGVKVAICGRTRETLDKTVAELKAKGVEAIGVQADISSEADAAPLHDAVVSRLGPIDILVNNVGGSKNRSDIAGTSLGDLKATFDLNVYGGYELMRLVIPHMKSQKWGRIINISSIWGREHGGNVGYMSAKAAVIAMTKHAGLSLAKDGITVNTIAPGSIDFPGGGWERYRKSNPPEVVQDFVKTNLPMGRFGWPEPVGDMTAFLASTRADLITGACIPVDGGQGHTMI; encoded by the coding sequence ATGGACCTTGGAATTTCGGGCAAGGTTGCCCTGGTAACCGGCGGCAGCCGCGGGCTGGGCCGCCAGTGCGCGCTTTCTCTTGCCGGCGAGGGCGTGAAAGTGGCCATCTGCGGGAGGACCCGGGAGACGCTCGATAAGACCGTCGCCGAGCTCAAGGCAAAGGGCGTGGAGGCGATCGGCGTTCAGGCTGACATCTCGAGCGAAGCGGACGCCGCGCCGCTGCACGATGCCGTTGTGAGCCGGCTCGGGCCAATTGACATCCTCGTGAACAACGTGGGCGGCAGCAAGAACAGGTCGGACATCGCCGGCACGTCGCTGGGGGACCTCAAGGCCACCTTCGATCTCAATGTGTATGGCGGTTACGAGCTAATGAGGCTCGTCATCCCGCACATGAAGTCCCAGAAGTGGGGCCGGATCATTAACATCTCCTCCATCTGGGGTAGGGAGCACGGCGGCAATGTTGGCTACATGTCCGCCAAGGCGGCGGTGATCGCGATGACCAAGCACGCCGGTCTCAGCCTGGCGAAAGACGGCATCACCGTCAACACGATTGCGCCGGGCTCCATCGACTTCCCCGGCGGCGGCTGGGAGCGCTACCGGAAGAGCAATCCGCCGGAGGTTGTGCAGGACTTTGTAAAGACCAACCTCCCGATGGGCCGCTTCGGCTGGCCTGAGCCCGTGGGGGACATGACGGCCTTCCTGGCCTCTACGAGGGCAGACCTGATAACGGGCGCGTGCATCCCTGTGGACGGCGGGCAGGGCCACACGATGATCTGA
- a CDS encoding SMP-30/gluconolactonase/LRE family protein, producing MADMLDEVLESRDAELLTTGLKFTEGPVWHPDGYLYFTNHPEIWRLDPKTKERFPVAHNSTGGNGMTLDLHGRLVVCEPWGRRVYRLEEDGSRTPLAVTWRGLRLNKPNDVIFRSDGTMYFTDMGYWPYTVGVANPEIRANHIFGVTPDGEVFAAAPYEYPNGLALSPDERTLYVANTRYYKHVGAFDVLADGSLANTRVFAELGELEKPGVPDGLKVDMEGNVYCTGPGGMWVFDDSGAHLGTVILPELPANMGWGDDDNRSMYVCARTSVYRLRMKVPGTKLPRAK from the coding sequence ATGGCTGACATGCTAGACGAGGTCCTGGAATCGAGGGACGCGGAGCTTCTCACGACGGGCCTGAAGTTCACCGAAGGGCCGGTCTGGCACCCTGATGGCTACCTGTACTTCACGAACCACCCCGAGATCTGGCGGCTTGACCCCAAGACCAAAGAGCGATTCCCGGTGGCCCACAACAGCACGGGCGGCAACGGGATGACCCTGGACCTGCACGGCAGGCTTGTGGTGTGCGAGCCCTGGGGGCGTCGGGTCTACCGGCTTGAGGAGGACGGCTCGCGCACTCCCCTTGCCGTCACCTGGCGCGGTCTGCGACTGAACAAGCCAAACGACGTAATCTTCCGGTCGGACGGGACGATGTACTTCACGGACATGGGGTACTGGCCATACACGGTCGGCGTCGCCAACCCGGAAATACGGGCGAACCACATCTTCGGCGTGACGCCGGACGGCGAGGTATTCGCCGCCGCACCGTACGAATACCCCAACGGCCTCGCCCTTTCCCCTGACGAGCGTACCCTTTACGTCGCCAACACACGCTACTACAAGCATGTCGGAGCGTTCGATGTTCTGGCTGACGGCTCGCTGGCCAACACCCGCGTGTTCGCCGAGCTAGGGGAGCTCGAAAAGCCGGGAGTCCCGGACGGGCTGAAGGTGGACATGGAAGGCAACGTCTACTGCACAGGGCCGGGCGGCATGTGGGTCTTCGACGACAGCGGCGCGCATTTGGGCACGGTCATCCTCCCCGAGCTTCCCGCCAACATGGGTTGGGGAGACGACGATAACCGCTCCATGTACGTCTGCGCGCGCACTTCTGTATACCGGCTCAGGATGAAAGTGCCGGGCACAAAGTTGCCGCGGGCCAAGTAG
- a CDS encoding ABC transporter permease — protein MRAIALVTRRPVAAASLAVLAVFVAVALLADIVAAHGPLEQDAARRLLAPGGDHLFGTDGFGRDIFSRVVHGARVSLVVGFLGVGLAAVGGTVVGAASGYIGGKVDMLVQRVVDVFLGFPPLVLAMVILVALGPERTSLGAAVVSSAGAAAIALAPQVARLARATTLALRQEGYIEAARAIGASPLRVVGRHVLPNGLPIILAQVTGFFGAAIVLETSLSFLGLGIPPPYPSWGRMLNEGARRYFEVAPWATIFPGLALSAVVLSTAMLGDALRDIFDPRGGDRDL, from the coding sequence ATGAGGGCCATCGCGCTGGTAACCAGGAGGCCGGTGGCTGCGGCATCGCTTGCCGTGCTGGCGGTGTTTGTCGCCGTCGCGCTTCTGGCGGATATTGTTGCCGCGCACGGCCCGCTTGAGCAGGATGCCGCCCGCCGCCTTCTCGCCCCCGGAGGAGATCACCTCTTCGGAACGGACGGTTTCGGAAGGGACATCTTCAGCAGGGTTGTCCACGGCGCTCGGGTGTCGCTGGTCGTGGGGTTCCTCGGCGTGGGCCTGGCGGCTGTCGGCGGGACCGTGGTGGGGGCGGCGTCCGGGTACATCGGAGGCAAAGTGGACATGCTCGTCCAGCGCGTCGTGGACGTGTTCCTTGGGTTCCCCCCGCTCGTCCTTGCGATGGTTATCCTGGTTGCGCTGGGTCCCGAGCGCACGTCCCTGGGGGCCGCCGTGGTCAGCAGCGCGGGCGCTGCCGCAATCGCGCTCGCCCCGCAGGTGGCGAGGCTGGCAAGGGCGACGACACTCGCGTTGCGGCAAGAAGGGTACATCGAGGCTGCCAGGGCGATAGGAGCAAGCCCCCTGCGGGTTGTGGGGCGCCATGTGCTCCCCAACGGCCTCCCAATCATTCTCGCCCAGGTCACCGGCTTCTTCGGCGCGGCGATCGTGCTGGAAACTTCGCTCAGCTTCCTTGGACTGGGCATCCCTCCGCCGTATCCATCCTGGGGCCGAATGCTGAACGAGGGCGCCCGTCGCTACTTTGAGGTCGCCCCCTGGGCGACGATCTTCCCCGGCCTCGCCCTTAGCGCTGTGGTGCTATCCACCGCAATGCTCGGGGACGCCCTCCGGGACATCTTTGACCCCAGGGGCGGCGACCGCGATTTGTAG
- a CDS encoding ABC transporter permease → MARYIAWRAALVPLSLLLASALVFLALMALPGDVVHVIAGDAPATPRIQEALREELGLDRPLYEQYRRWLLSVVSGEPGGRSLETREPVRSIIARQLPTTLLLAIYTVVLSMLVSFPLGVMAAVRRNRWPDYLVRLLTLASMAMPDLLVALFILLGLLLVFQWSPPIIYAAPWTDPWRHALIMVWPAVILSWEYSAHIIRVTRAGMISAFSQTFITSARAKGLTERNVVLRHALRNAMVPSLTVFGLQFGRLLSGALVLETVFGLPGIGRGLVQAGLARDYPVVLALASLLVFISLIVSLVVDVLYAYFDPRISHTA, encoded by the coding sequence GTGGCTAGGTACATTGCCTGGCGGGCGGCACTCGTCCCGCTCTCGCTGCTGCTGGCTTCCGCCCTCGTGTTCCTGGCGCTGATGGCGCTGCCTGGAGACGTTGTTCACGTCATAGCGGGAGACGCTCCTGCGACCCCGCGCATCCAGGAGGCGCTACGCGAGGAGCTTGGCCTGGACAGGCCGCTGTACGAGCAGTACCGGCGGTGGCTGCTCAGCGTCGTCAGCGGCGAACCCGGCGGCCGCTCTCTAGAAACGCGGGAGCCCGTCAGGTCAATAATCGCCCGGCAGCTTCCGACGACCCTCCTTCTGGCCATTTACACAGTGGTGTTGTCCATGCTCGTGTCGTTTCCACTGGGCGTGATGGCGGCGGTCCGGCGAAACAGATGGCCTGACTACCTCGTTCGACTTCTTACGCTCGCCAGCATGGCGATGCCCGACCTGCTGGTGGCCCTCTTCATACTCCTCGGGCTCCTGCTCGTGTTCCAATGGTCGCCGCCCATCATCTACGCTGCTCCGTGGACGGACCCATGGCGACACGCGCTCATCATGGTGTGGCCTGCCGTGATACTTTCCTGGGAGTATAGCGCGCACATCATCCGGGTGACGCGCGCGGGCATGATATCGGCGTTCAGCCAGACCTTCATCACTTCAGCCAGGGCGAAGGGGCTGACCGAGCGCAACGTGGTCCTCCGGCACGCTCTGCGGAACGCCATGGTCCCCAGCCTGACGGTCTTCGGCCTGCAATTCGGGCGGCTTCTCAGCGGCGCGCTGGTGCTCGAAACGGTCTTCGGCCTCCCGGGAATCGGCAGGGGGCTTGTCCAGGCGGGCCTTGCGCGCGACTACCCCGTGGTACTGGCCCTCGCCTCGCTACTGGTCTTCATTTCCCTGATCGTCAGCCTGGTGGTGGACGTTCTCTACGCATATTTTGATCCCAGGATATCCCACACGGCATGA
- a CDS encoding ABC transporter substrate-binding protein — MSPLTRIAGRGIIQPSEAGGARLPNVVGPRVAARLLVPFALAALALLSASCGRDASALSATPVATGAAASPVRYGGTLVLANRGDPPAGFDSLRTSSIALHHVGGALFGPGNLVMRCREDASQVCAYLAASWSHNTDFTEWSFDIRPGVFWHDGTPFTAADAKFWLDLAYFGARAGEKVRAPAYFKAELGEIERVEAPGPDRLRVVFAAPNRHFVESLANPRFKIAHPRHLMQPRIDAGEVSLSPLDVGLVGLGPFALEKYEPGTIVQVRRFDRYFETSPEGPLPYLDGIDYVVMTEPLAMDIAFRSGRLDGGARGQGHYLSPERKQGYVKDLGDDVVFARIEGGTFRLAFNVLKTGPWQDSRIRRAIALWIDKPAAIPAALPFGWTSLETTAGDGEIRRDFVNWPGFDQAPLESRRAEATMLMAEAGYAGGFRMGHLCRALNPAPCEYLKDQLAGLGIDLTLQMLDEAEWNAARLTLDFDSEQGRLTPPSIPEATVSVYGRYSINPDAFTKHEDASVDALYARLNDAASPEERIARWRDIERYLFFEQTYVIPIAESVDEVAYRSYVRGLAIPMFDGHANTDFSTVWLAK, encoded by the coding sequence ATGTCTCCCTTGACACGCATTGCGGGCAGGGGCATCATACAGCCGAGCGAAGCAGGAGGAGCCCGGTTGCCGAACGTTGTTGGTCCACGCGTGGCCGCCAGGCTGCTAGTCCCTTTTGCTCTCGCGGCGCTCGCCCTGCTTTCAGCCTCCTGCGGCCGAGATGCCTCCGCGCTTTCTGCCACGCCCGTTGCCACAGGCGCTGCCGCATCGCCCGTGAGGTACGGCGGCACCCTCGTCCTCGCCAACAGGGGCGACCCTCCCGCCGGCTTCGACTCCCTCCGCACGAGCAGCATCGCTCTACACCACGTCGGAGGTGCCCTCTTCGGCCCGGGCAACCTTGTGATGCGGTGCCGCGAGGATGCCTCGCAGGTGTGCGCTTACCTGGCGGCCTCATGGTCGCACAACACCGACTTCACGGAGTGGTCGTTCGACATCCGCCCCGGTGTCTTCTGGCACGACGGCACGCCGTTCACCGCGGCCGACGCGAAGTTCTGGCTTGACCTCGCGTATTTCGGGGCCAGGGCAGGGGAGAAGGTCCGCGCCCCCGCGTATTTCAAGGCGGAGCTTGGAGAGATTGAGCGGGTCGAAGCGCCCGGACCTGACAGGCTGCGCGTCGTGTTCGCCGCGCCAAACCGCCACTTTGTCGAGTCGCTCGCCAACCCGAGGTTCAAGATCGCACACCCTCGCCACCTAATGCAGCCGCGAATCGACGCCGGCGAGGTGAGCTTGAGCCCCCTGGACGTCGGCCTGGTTGGTCTCGGTCCATTCGCCCTGGAGAAGTACGAACCGGGGACGATCGTGCAGGTACGGCGCTTCGATAGGTACTTCGAGACATCTCCGGAAGGCCCGTTGCCGTACCTGGACGGGATCGACTACGTTGTCATGACCGAGCCGCTGGCGATGGACATCGCATTCCGTAGCGGCCGGCTGGACGGCGGCGCGCGTGGGCAGGGCCACTACCTCTCTCCCGAGCGCAAGCAAGGCTACGTGAAGGACCTGGGCGATGACGTTGTGTTTGCCAGGATCGAGGGAGGCACATTCCGCCTGGCGTTCAACGTCCTCAAGACTGGTCCGTGGCAGGACTCCCGCATCCGGCGCGCGATTGCGCTGTGGATAGACAAGCCGGCCGCAATCCCCGCTGCACTGCCGTTCGGTTGGACCTCACTGGAAACGACCGCGGGCGACGGGGAGATTCGCCGCGACTTCGTTAATTGGCCGGGCTTCGACCAGGCGCCGCTGGAATCGCGTCGCGCAGAGGCCACCATGCTGATGGCGGAGGCAGGTTACGCGGGCGGATTCAGAATGGGCCACCTCTGCCGCGCGCTCAATCCCGCCCCGTGCGAATATCTCAAGGACCAGCTTGCCGGGCTCGGTATAGACCTCACCCTGCAAATGCTGGACGAGGCGGAGTGGAACGCCGCCCGCCTGACGCTGGACTTCGATTCCGAGCAGGGCCGCCTGACGCCTCCTTCTATTCCCGAGGCCACAGTCTCGGTCTACGGCCGTTACAGCATTAACCCGGATGCCTTCACGAAGCACGAGGACGCCAGTGTGGACGCCCTGTACGCGCGCCTGAACGACGCCGCAAGCCCCGAGGAGCGCATTGCCCGGTGGCGCGACATTGAACGGTACCTGTTCTTTGAGCAAACCTACGTAATCCCCATCGCCGAGTCCGTCGACGAGGTGGCCTACCGGTCTTACGTGCGCGGGCTGGCCATTCCGATGTTTGACGGCCACGCCAACACCGACTTCTCGACCGTCTGGCTGGCGAAATGA
- a CDS encoding CocE/NonD family hydrolase, whose protein sequence is MPIEFPPQNGVRFIKNIMIPMSEGTKLAMDMHIPDSADWQKNPLPVILEYIPYRKDDVHPYTGYHNRFAENGFIGARLDCRGTGSSEGTNVDEYEVREQQDCYEAIEWIAKQPWSTGKIAMFGASYGGFTAVQLAALAPPHLTTIVPMVFTDDRYTDDCHYRGGVFRCYYDTAFYGSMMVGMNAMPPYPEYSGDRWAEIWEQHLRDNAPYTLTWLKHQLDGEYWRPGSLTGRFDKVKCSAFLIGAWRDGYPNPPMRTFRNIKSPKKVLIGPWNHSRPNIAIPGPQIDYLHEVMKWCAYWLKGEKNGVMDEPPITYYMQTYDRPDADRHDTTGYWRAEYDAPVEGAQLMKLFLREDGRLDGAAPKGKGQKDVYEYRPTVGITGGLWSGGIPFGLPTDQRTDEAYSVNFTSEPLAEPMEIQGQPVARIHVSSTAPVMAFVVRLTDVAPDGTSALICNGILNGTRRKSMTSPEPMKPGEVYELQIDLDDTAWRFPAGHRIRVSVCSADYPNHWPTPYKGVNTLYRDAARPSSITLPVIPLSSAEEPRNAAVKFAHTPTPTPVFSGPPDVVPWEIVTDLLNDRSGLRLDFTFKARAGKSMEVTTQNKFESWASNRDPSDVVVTGKHLRKIARLDGVTTVDTCCTIRSTETAFHVTVDLEIEVNGLPHFQKRWVESFKRELM, encoded by the coding sequence ATGCCAATCGAGTTCCCGCCGCAGAACGGCGTGCGTTTCATAAAGAACATCATGATTCCCATGTCCGAGGGCACGAAGCTTGCCATGGACATGCATATCCCGGACAGCGCGGACTGGCAAAAGAATCCCCTGCCCGTCATTCTCGAGTACATACCCTATCGCAAGGACGACGTTCACCCCTACACCGGCTACCACAACCGCTTCGCAGAAAACGGCTTCATCGGCGCGCGGCTGGACTGCCGCGGCACCGGCAGCAGCGAAGGGACGAACGTGGACGAGTACGAGGTGCGCGAGCAGCAGGACTGCTACGAGGCTATAGAGTGGATCGCGAAGCAGCCCTGGTCGACCGGCAAGATCGCAATGTTCGGCGCGTCCTACGGCGGCTTCACTGCGGTACAGCTCGCCGCCCTCGCGCCGCCTCACCTCACGACGATCGTACCGATGGTCTTCACCGACGACCGCTACACGGACGACTGCCACTACCGCGGCGGCGTCTTCAGGTGCTACTACGACACGGCATTCTACGGCTCCATGATGGTCGGCATGAACGCTATGCCGCCCTACCCGGAGTACAGCGGCGACCGGTGGGCGGAGATATGGGAGCAGCACCTGCGCGACAACGCGCCCTATACGCTTACGTGGCTCAAACACCAGCTGGACGGCGAGTACTGGCGTCCGGGCAGCCTGACAGGGCGCTTCGACAAAGTGAAGTGCTCGGCGTTCCTGATCGGCGCCTGGCGCGACGGCTATCCCAACCCGCCGATGCGCACCTTCCGCAACATCAAGTCGCCAAAGAAGGTGCTCATCGGCCCGTGGAACCACTCGCGGCCTAACATAGCCATCCCCGGCCCGCAGATCGACTACCTGCACGAGGTCATGAAGTGGTGCGCCTACTGGCTCAAGGGTGAGAAGAACGGCGTAATGGACGAGCCGCCGATAACGTACTACATGCAGACGTACGACAGGCCGGACGCCGACCGCCACGACACGACCGGCTACTGGCGCGCCGAATACGATGCGCCGGTGGAGGGCGCGCAGCTGATGAAGCTGTTCTTGCGCGAGGACGGCAGGCTGGACGGCGCAGCGCCCAAGGGTAAGGGACAGAAGGACGTGTACGAGTACCGCCCGACCGTCGGCATCACCGGCGGCCTGTGGAGCGGCGGCATCCCGTTCGGGCTGCCGACCGACCAGCGCACCGACGAGGCCTACTCGGTGAACTTCACATCCGAGCCGCTCGCTGAGCCGATGGAGATACAGGGCCAGCCCGTCGCGAGGATACACGTGAGCTCCACCGCGCCCGTAATGGCGTTCGTCGTGCGCCTGACGGACGTGGCGCCTGACGGCACGAGCGCGCTCATTTGCAACGGCATCCTCAACGGCACGCGGCGGAAGTCGATGACCAGTCCCGAGCCGATGAAGCCGGGCGAGGTCTACGAGCTCCAGATCGACCTTGACGACACGGCGTGGCGCTTCCCTGCCGGCCACCGCATTCGCGTGTCGGTCTGCAGCGCGGACTACCCCAACCACTGGCCGACGCCGTACAAGGGCGTAAATACCCTCTACCGAGACGCCGCGCGACCGTCCAGCATCACCCTGCCGGTCATCCCCCTCAGCTCGGCCGAGGAGCCGCGCAACGCCGCGGTGAAGTTCGCGCACACTCCCACGCCCACGCCGGTCTTCAGCGGGCCGCCTGACGTTGTGCCATGGGAGATCGTGACGGACCTCCTCAACGACCGCTCAGGACTGCGGCTGGACTTCACCTTCAAGGCTCGCGCAGGAAAGTCGATGGAGGTAACTACGCAGAACAAGTTCGAGAGCTGGGCGAGCAACCGCGACCCCTCGGACGTGGTAGTCACCGGCAAGCACCTTCGCAAGATCGCGCGGCTGGACGGCGTGACGACGGTAGACACCTGCTGCACCATCCGCAGCACTGAGACGGCGTTCCACGTGACGGTGGACCTCGAAATCGAGGTCAACGGCCTCCCGCACTTCCAGAAGCGCTGGGTGGAGAGCTTCAAGCGGGAGCTGATGTAG
- a CDS encoding addiction module toxin, HicA family: MGRNVTGKQMIRILEKDGWTRGGQRTHGIFFHKRYPGESLPRTVIVPDKNSVLPTGTLGAILGVKQTKLGKDGLEEVIEKYGLK, encoded by the coding sequence TTGGGCCGCAATGTTACCGGCAAACAAATGATCAGAATATTGGAAAAGGACGGCTGGACGCGGGGCGGTCAGCGAACGCACGGAATCTTTTTTCACAAGCGTTATCCCGGAGAATCGTTGCCACGCACTGTGATTGTGCCGGACAAGAATTCAGTGCTGCCGACAGGGACCCTGGGCGCCATACTCGGAGTAAAGCAGACGAAGCTCGGTAAGGATGGCCTGGAAGAAGTCATCGAGAAATACGGCCTAAAGTAA